From uncultured Methanobrevibacter sp., a single genomic window includes:
- a CDS encoding Gar1/Naf1 family protein yields the protein MKFLGNISHLANSGKLIVKTTKTPPAGAFVFTNDKQKIGKVYSIFGPVKNPYVSVNIFRSVNRRDLESRHGEKLFVSTKSEMEKMNRKNKNSKSKKGSKANSRNSRNSKNSRSRKSNSRKRRNK from the coding sequence ATGAAATTTTTAGGAAACATCTCACACCTTGCCAATTCTGGAAAATTAATTGTCAAAACCACAAAGACTCCTCCTGCAGGAGCTTTTGTTTTTACTAATGATAAGCAGAAAATAGGTAAGGTATATTCTATTTTTGGCCCAGTTAAAAATCCATATGTTTCCGTAAATATTTTTAGGTCAGTAAATAGAAGAGATCTTGAAAGTAGACATGGTGAAAAGCTATTTGTTTCCACTAAAAGTGAAATGGAAAAGATGAATAGAAAAAATAAGAACTCTAAGTCTAAAAAGGGTTCAAAAGCTAATTCCAGAAATTCCAGGAATTCAAAAAATTCTAGAAGTAGGAAATCTAATTCAAGAAAAAGAAGAAACAAATAG
- a CDS encoding NAD-dependent protein deacylase translates to MNKISELQEIIDNSDNIVFFGGAGVSTESGIPDFRSENGVFKSLEKYGHSPEYLVSHSYYLSHTEEFFNYYKENLIFKDAKPNPAHLKIAELEKAGKIKAVITQNIDGLHQKAGSKNVLELHGSIHRNYCEFCKSEYDLDFILKSDGVPRCECGGIIKPDVVLYEEPLNNDVLSSSINYIANADTLIIGGTSLVVYPAAGLVNYFNGSKLVLINKSETPYDNLASLVINDAIGETLEQTKIE, encoded by the coding sequence ATGAATAAAATTAGCGAGTTACAGGAAATTATAGACAATAGCGATAATATTGTATTCTTCGGAGGGGCAGGAGTTTCAACAGAAAGTGGAATACCTGATTTCAGATCTGAAAATGGAGTGTTTAAAAGCTTGGAAAAATATGGGCACAGTCCAGAATATCTCGTTTCTCATAGTTACTACTTAAGCCATACCGAAGAGTTCTTCAATTATTACAAGGAAAATCTCATTTTCAAGGATGCAAAGCCAAATCCTGCTCATTTAAAGATTGCTGAACTTGAAAAGGCAGGAAAGATAAAGGCAGTCATCACTCAAAACATTGATGGCTTGCACCAAAAGGCAGGAAGCAAAAATGTTCTAGAGCTTCATGGAAGCATCCATAGAAACTATTGCGAGTTCTGCAAAAGTGAATACGACTTGGATTTCATCTTAAAAAGCGATGGAGTTCCTAGATGTGAATGTGGTGGAATAATCAAGCCAGATGTCGTTCTCTATGAAGAACCGTTGAACAATGATGTTTTAAGCTCATCCATCAATTACATAGCTAATGCAGACACATTAATAATCGGAGGAACTTCACTAGTCGTTTATCCTGCTGCAGGATTGGTAAATTACTTCAATGGCTCAAAATTGGTTTTAATCAATAAAAGCGAAACTCCTTATGACAATTTAGCAAGTTTAGTCATTAATGATGCTATTGGAGAAACTTTAGAACAGACGAAAATAGAATAA